From the Buteo buteo chromosome 1, bButBut1.hap1.1, whole genome shotgun sequence genome, one window contains:
- the RNF212 gene encoding putative E3 SUMO-protein ligase RNF212 has product MAVPVFCNVCFCAPRKPTPRFSLTSCGHVICEICLQKGKKDECLICRIPCHTLVLSKQTNPDIQSLFMGIDTLCKKYAKEISQISEFQEKHRKHLLAYHRQKTVKLEESLKKVTQQMHQIQCMKLPEQTTQCPFSSASRNPLSIPSRKQDGYSSCSLHPSHPSSSEIMESMEIDPVPSPMRKPETPTGPTRLSLITPPQDGRMGSVSYRGTQSSGIMSSQNSRAGSTRSTPIKLPHSGCSLTSSSGSQSSRRGSWAASDFRTPQLYPFTSPSPQSSVTRQPITISGLLQRQHLGATNLGGHSTER; this is encoded by the exons ATGGCCGTCCCGGTCTTTTGCAACGTCTGCTTCTGTGCGCCTCGCAAGCCCACCCCACGGTTCAGCCTCACAAGCTGCGGCCATGTTATCTGTGAGATCTGCCTCCAGAAAG GCAAAAAAGATGAATGTTTGATCTGTAGAATTCCTTGTCATACATTAGTCCTTTCAAAACAG ACAAATCCGGATATTCAATCACTGTTCATGGGAATAGATACGTTATGCAAGaaatatgcaaaagaaatatCACAG atttcagaatttcaggaaaaacatcGTAAACATTTATTAGCATACCACAGACAAAAG ACAGTAAAGTTGGAAGAATCTCTCAAGAAAGTAACACAACAAATGCATCAGATACAATG TATGAAACTTCCTGAACAAACTACCCAATGCCCATTTTCCAGTGCAAGTAGAAATCCACTTTCCA TTCCTTCAAGAAAACAAGATGGTTATTCTTCATGTTCTCTTCATCCTAGTCatccttcctcttctgaaat AATGGAGTCAATGGAGATTGATCCTGTACCTTCACCAATGAGGAAA CCTGAGACACCAACCGGTCCAACAAGGTTATCGTTAATAACTCCACCTCAAGATGGACGTATGG GTAGTGTATCCTACAGAGGTACTCAGTCATCTGGAATAATGTCAAGTCAAAATAGTAGAGCAGGATCTACAAG ATCCACACCTATAAAACTACCACATAGTGGATGTTCACTTACATCATCATCTGGATCACAAAGCAGTAGAAGGGGGTCATGGGCTGCTTCTGATTTCAGAACCCCTCAGTTGTATCCATTTACATCACCTTCCCCACAGTCATCTGTAACAAGACAGCCAATCACCATCTCTGGACTTCTGCAAAGACAACATTTAG GAGCAACTAATCTTGGAGGACATTCAACAGAAAGATAA